A genomic segment from Pistricoccus aurantiacus encodes:
- the pdxJ gene encoding pyridoxine 5'-phosphate synthase has translation MHPPRILLGVNIDHIATLRQARGTRYPDPVQAALLAEEAGADGITVHLREDRRHIQERDIRLLSEVLNTRMNLEMAVTDEMLALAEEVRPANVCLVPEKREELTTEGGLDVAGQQQAIDDACRRLAAAGCEVSLFIDPEPAQIHAAKKAGAPVIELHTGAYAEAGGEAQTREYARLATAAELAFDLGLIVNAGHGLHYHNVEAIAAIPGLHELNIGHAIIARGLFVGLKEAVAEMKRLMIAGQEAGLIAALDAHEHAEDRDCAHTHRS, from the coding sequence ATGCATCCGCCACGTATTCTGCTCGGGGTCAATATCGATCACATCGCCACGCTGCGTCAGGCTCGGGGCACCCGCTATCCGGACCCGGTGCAGGCTGCCCTGCTTGCGGAAGAGGCCGGCGCCGATGGCATCACCGTGCATCTTCGCGAGGATCGTCGGCATATTCAGGAGCGCGATATACGGCTATTGAGCGAGGTGCTCAATACCCGCATGAACCTGGAAATGGCGGTGACCGATGAAATGCTGGCCCTGGCGGAAGAGGTGCGCCCGGCCAATGTCTGCCTGGTGCCGGAAAAGCGCGAGGAACTGACCACGGAAGGCGGGCTGGACGTGGCCGGCCAGCAGCAAGCGATCGATGATGCCTGCCGGCGGCTGGCGGCGGCAGGCTGCGAGGTATCGCTGTTCATCGACCCGGAGCCGGCGCAGATTCACGCGGCGAAAAAAGCCGGCGCCCCGGTGATCGAACTGCATACCGGCGCCTACGCGGAAGCCGGCGGCGAGGCGCAGACCCGGGAATACGCCCGTCTGGCCACCGCCGCGGAACTGGCCTTCGATCTGGGCTTGATCGTCAATGCCGGTCATGGGCTGCACTATCACAACGTCGAGGCCATTGCCGCCATTCCCGGATTACATGAACTCAATATCGGCCATGCCATCATTGCCCGGGGGCTGTTCGTCGGTCTCAAGGAAGCGGTGGCGGAAATGAAGCGCCTGATGATCGCCGGCCAGGAAGCCGGACTGATCGCCGCCTTGGATGCTCATGAGCATGCGGAAGATCGGGACTGCGCTCACACGCATCGCTCATGA
- the acpS gene encoding holo-ACP synthase, which translates to MILGIGTDIAKLARFERALVRHGARFPERLLGETELMRFGQHSYPAAYLAKRFAAKEAFLKALGTGLRQGMRWTEIQIVNDAQGRPQLVLSGRAQALAMKAGVERMHLSISDESDLAMAFVVLEG; encoded by the coding sequence ATGATCCTGGGTATCGGCACGGATATCGCCAAGCTGGCGCGCTTCGAGCGCGCCTTGGTACGTCATGGGGCGCGTTTTCCAGAACGCCTGCTGGGCGAGACCGAACTGATGCGCTTTGGCCAGCATTCTTATCCCGCCGCCTATCTCGCCAAGCGCTTCGCCGCCAAGGAAGCCTTCCTCAAGGCCCTGGGCACCGGGCTTCGCCAGGGCATGCGCTGGACGGAAATTCAGATAGTCAACGACGCCCAAGGGCGTCCCCAGCTGGTGCTTTCCGGGCGCGCCCAGGCCCTGGCGATGAAGGCGGGAGTGGAGCGCATGCATCTGTCGATCAGCGATGAGAGCGATCTGGCGATGGCCTTCGTGGTGCTGGAAGGGTAA
- the ppc gene encoding phosphoenolpyruvate carboxylase: MSHLNESLRDNVRVLGDSLGRTIADDLGASFVDKIETIRALAKHGRKGETQERRELIEYLRKLPDQDLLPVTRAFNQFLNFANIAEQHYRARSRRVEDYKPGTQPSLDELLKRVRDAGHSPRELIETLAGMRVELVLTAHPTEIIRRTLIQKYDGIDDCLTIIERTADYPEKSNRAHARLEELISQSWHTDEIRHERPTPIDEAKWGFAVIENSLWQAVPDFHRDLDNLLLETANERLPLDAAPIRFASWMGGDRDGNPNVTAKVTREVLLLGRWMAADLYLRDLEQLKSELSMWKANSALKSEAGDDAEPYRALLKQLAARVENTRDWAQACLDGRLYEGGPIIDSRDQLYAPLLTCYRSLCDVGLTTIANGVLLDTLRRVAVFGVTLAKLDIRQEAERHAQVFEELSDYLGLGHYHQWDEARRQEFLLAELSSQRPLIPRRWECSTETREVIETFRVIAGEHREALGTYIISMAAQPSDVLAVALLMKEIGGDVRLPIAPLFETLDDLDRAGDVIERLLSLPGYRQAIHDVQEVMIGYSDSAKDAGQLAAAWAQYRAQESLVNVCRGKGIDLTLFHGRGGTVGRGGGPAHAAILSQPPGSVNGSLRVTEQGEMIRFKFGQPDIALRSMEIYVCAVLEGTLLPPPAPEPEWREEMDHLAEIAHQGYVSVVRGNPDFVPYFRAVTPEGVLGHLPLGSRPTKRRQDGGVETLRAIPWIFAWTQTRLMLPAWLGSGEAFAQRLEDPGGLARIREMRDKWPFFGTYLDMLEMLSAKADVEIAAYYEQRLVNEPNLLALGEQLRERFRRLQKVLLEILDQEKLLEKTPLIRQAIEVRNPYIDPLHGLQAELLQRNRDADGAISPELSRALMVTMAGISAGLRNTG, encoded by the coding sequence GTGAGTCATCTCAATGAATCGCTGCGGGATAACGTGCGGGTGCTGGGCGACAGCCTGGGACGCACCATCGCCGACGACCTGGGCGCATCCTTCGTCGACAAGATCGAGACCATTCGCGCCCTGGCCAAGCACGGTCGAAAAGGCGAAACCCAGGAGCGGCGCGAACTGATCGAATATCTGCGCAAGCTGCCGGATCAGGATCTGCTGCCGGTGACCCGCGCCTTCAATCAGTTTCTCAATTTCGCCAATATCGCCGAGCAGCATTATCGGGCACGTTCCCGCCGGGTCGAGGATTACAAGCCGGGCACCCAGCCAAGCCTTGATGAGCTGCTCAAGCGAGTGCGGGACGCCGGCCACTCTCCCCGGGAACTGATCGAGACCTTGGCGGGCATGCGGGTCGAGCTGGTCCTGACTGCCCATCCCACGGAGATCATCCGCCGTACCCTGATCCAGAAATACGATGGCATCGACGACTGCCTGACGATCATCGAAAGAACCGCGGACTATCCGGAAAAATCCAATCGAGCCCATGCGCGGCTCGAGGAGTTGATCAGCCAGTCCTGGCATACGGACGAGATCCGTCACGAGCGTCCGACGCCGATAGACGAGGCCAAGTGGGGCTTCGCGGTGATCGAGAACTCCCTGTGGCAGGCGGTGCCGGATTTCCATCGAGACCTGGACAATCTGCTGCTGGAAACCGCCAATGAGCGCCTGCCCCTGGACGCGGCGCCGATCCGCTTCGCCTCCTGGATGGGCGGTGATCGGGACGGCAATCCCAACGTGACCGCCAAGGTTACCCGGGAGGTGCTGCTGCTGGGGCGCTGGATGGCAGCGGATCTTTATCTGCGCGATCTGGAGCAGCTCAAGAGCGAGCTTTCCATGTGGAAAGCCAACAGCGCCCTTAAGTCCGAAGCCGGCGACGACGCGGAGCCCTACCGGGCGTTGCTCAAGCAGCTGGCTGCTCGAGTCGAGAATACCCGCGACTGGGCGCAAGCCTGCCTGGACGGGCGCCTCTACGAGGGCGGGCCGATCATCGATAGCCGCGATCAGCTCTACGCGCCGCTGCTGACCTGCTATCGCTCCCTGTGTGACGTCGGCCTGACCACCATCGCCAACGGGGTTCTGCTGGATACCCTGCGTCGGGTGGCGGTGTTCGGGGTGACCTTGGCCAAGCTGGACATCCGCCAGGAAGCGGAGCGTCATGCCCAGGTCTTCGAGGAGCTCAGCGACTATCTCGGGCTGGGGCATTACCACCAGTGGGACGAGGCCCGGCGTCAGGAGTTTCTGCTGGCGGAGCTTTCCTCCCAGCGTCCGTTGATTCCGCGTCGCTGGGAGTGCTCCACGGAAACCCGCGAGGTAATCGAGACGTTTCGGGTCATTGCGGGCGAGCATCGGGAAGCGCTCGGCACCTACATCATTTCCATGGCCGCTCAGCCTTCGGACGTGCTGGCGGTAGCGCTATTGATGAAGGAGATCGGCGGTGACGTGCGGCTGCCCATCGCGCCACTGTTCGAAACCCTGGATGATCTGGATCGCGCCGGCGACGTGATCGAACGCCTGCTGTCGTTGCCCGGCTATCGTCAGGCGATTCACGACGTTCAGGAGGTGATGATCGGCTATTCGGATTCCGCCAAGGATGCGGGCCAGCTGGCGGCGGCCTGGGCGCAGTATCGTGCTCAGGAGTCCCTGGTGAACGTATGTCGTGGCAAAGGCATCGATCTGACGCTGTTTCACGGACGCGGCGGCACCGTGGGCCGTGGCGGAGGCCCGGCCCACGCGGCGATCCTATCCCAGCCGCCGGGCTCGGTGAACGGCAGCCTGCGGGTGACGGAGCAGGGAGAGATGATTCGCTTCAAGTTCGGACAGCCGGATATCGCCCTGCGCTCCATGGAAATCTATGTCTGCGCGGTGCTGGAAGGTACGCTGCTGCCGCCGCCGGCCCCGGAGCCGGAGTGGCGGGAGGAAATGGATCATCTCGCGGAGATCGCCCATCAGGGCTATGTCAGCGTGGTGCGCGGCAATCCGGATTTCGTGCCGTATTTTCGCGCGGTGACCCCGGAGGGCGTGCTCGGTCATCTGCCTCTCGGGTCGCGCCCCACCAAGCGGCGCCAGGACGGCGGTGTCGAAACCCTGAGGGCGATTCCCTGGATCTTCGCCTGGACCCAGACCCGCCTGATGCTGCCGGCCTGGCTGGGCAGCGGCGAAGCGTTCGCTCAACGCCTGGAAGATCCTGGTGGACTGGCGCGGATTCGTGAAATGCGCGACAAATGGCCGTTCTTTGGCACCTACCTGGACATGCTGGAAATGCTTTCCGCCAAGGCGGACGTGGAAATCGCCGCCTATTACGAGCAGCGCCTGGTCAACGAGCCGAACCTGCTGGCACTGGGGGAGCAGCTGCGGGAGCGCTTCCGGCGGCTGCAGAAGGTCTTGCTGGAAATTCTCGATCAGGAGAAGCTGCTGGAAAAGACTCCGCTGATTCGCCAGGCCATCGAGGTTCGCAATCCCTATATCGACCCGCTGCACGGGCTGCAGGCGGAACTGCTGCAGCGTAACCGGGACGCGGACGGCGCCATCAGCCCGGAGCTTTCCCGGGCGTTGATGGTGACGATGGCGGGAATTTCCGCTGGCCTTCGTAACACCGGGTAA
- the cysM gene encoding cysteine synthase CysM: protein MEFPTLEDTVGNTPLVRLVRIDAGRGNILLAKLEGNNPAGSVKDRPALSMIQEAEKRGEIAPGDTLIEATSGNTGIALAMAAAIKGYRMVLIMPDSASQERKDAMTAFGAELVTVTGEAGMEGARDLAASMIAKGEGKPLDQFANPDNPLAHYLTTGPEVWQQTQGRVTHFISSMGTTGTIMGVSRYLKERDPKVQVIGLQPEDGASIAGIRRWPEAYLPSIFDEARIDRVLDIGQHEAEEHMRRLAREEGIFAGVSSGGALAGALRIAEEVENAVIVFIVCDRGDRYLSTGLYAAEQ, encoded by the coding sequence ATGGAGTTTCCCACCCTTGAAGATACCGTCGGCAATACGCCCCTGGTGCGGCTGGTTCGCATCGATGCCGGGCGCGGCAACATCCTGCTGGCCAAGCTCGAGGGCAACAACCCCGCCGGCTCGGTAAAAGATCGCCCGGCCCTGTCGATGATTCAGGAAGCCGAAAAGCGCGGAGAGATTGCGCCGGGAGATACTCTGATCGAGGCGACCTCCGGTAATACCGGCATTGCTCTGGCCATGGCGGCGGCGATCAAGGGCTATCGCATGGTATTGATCATGCCGGACAGCGCTTCTCAGGAGCGCAAGGACGCCATGACCGCCTTTGGCGCAGAACTCGTCACCGTGACCGGCGAGGCGGGCATGGAGGGTGCTCGGGATCTGGCGGCCAGCATGATCGCCAAGGGCGAAGGCAAGCCTCTGGATCAGTTCGCCAATCCGGACAATCCCTTGGCGCATTATCTCACCACCGGCCCCGAAGTCTGGCAGCAGACCCAAGGCCGCGTCACCCACTTCATCAGTTCCATGGGTACCACCGGCACCATCATGGGCGTTTCCCGGTACCTCAAGGAACGCGATCCCAAGGTGCAGGTCATCGGCCTGCAGCCGGAGGACGGCGCCAGCATCGCCGGCATTCGCCGTTGGCCGGAAGCATATCTGCCGAGCATCTTCGACGAGGCTCGGATCGACCGCGTGCTGGATATCGGCCAGCATGAAGCGGAGGAGCACATGCGCCGCCTGGCCCGGGAGGAAGGTATTTTCGCCGGGGTGTCCTCCGGGGGCGCTCTGGCCGGGGCGCTGCGTATTGCCGAGGAGGTCGAGAATGCGGTGATCGTGTTCATCGTCTGCGATCGGGGCGATCGCTACCTCTCCACCGGGCTTTATGCCGCGGAGCAATAG
- the mazG gene encoding nucleoside triphosphate pyrophosphohydrolase, whose amino-acid sequence MNSGITYTLDDLLTLMAVLRNPREGCPWDQRQDWDSIVPHTLEEAYEVADAIERRAFEELPGELGDLLFQVVYYCQFGVEEQRFDFHQVVHLLVAKMLRRHPHVFPDGTLGSRREESGTDELQVKQRWEALKAQEREARQANSILDDVPRTLPALSRAAKLSRRAAQVGFDWPDARGVIAKIREELAEVEEALEQRELGQVQARRVQEEIGDLLFAVTNLARHQGADPEQCLRGTNEKFERRFRYVETAHENTGRGLSQASFSKVRLAEMEAHWQAAKSEESL is encoded by the coding sequence ATGAATTCAGGAATCACTTACACCCTTGATGATCTGCTGACCCTAATGGCCGTGCTGAGGAATCCGCGCGAGGGCTGCCCCTGGGACCAGCGTCAGGACTGGGACAGCATCGTGCCGCATACCCTGGAGGAAGCCTACGAGGTTGCCGATGCCATCGAGCGCCGTGCCTTCGAGGAACTGCCCGGAGAACTGGGGGACCTGTTGTTTCAGGTCGTTTATTACTGCCAGTTCGGCGTCGAGGAGCAGCGCTTCGATTTTCATCAGGTGGTGCACCTGCTGGTCGCCAAGATGCTGCGGCGCCATCCCCACGTGTTTCCAGACGGCACCCTCGGCTCTCGTCGTGAAGAAAGCGGTACCGACGAGCTGCAGGTCAAGCAGCGCTGGGAAGCGCTCAAGGCGCAGGAGCGTGAAGCGCGCCAGGCCAACTCGATACTGGACGATGTGCCCCGCACGCTTCCCGCGCTCAGCCGGGCGGCCAAGCTGTCACGGCGCGCCGCCCAGGTAGGCTTTGACTGGCCGGACGCTCGCGGTGTGATCGCCAAGATTCGCGAAGAGCTGGCGGAAGTCGAGGAAGCCCTGGAGCAGCGGGAACTCGGGCAGGTTCAGGCAAGGCGTGTTCAGGAAGAGATCGGCGATCTGCTGTTCGCGGTTACCAATCTGGCGAGGCATCAGGGCGCGGACCCGGAGCAGTGCCTGCGAGGCACCAACGAAAAGTTCGAGCGCCGCTTTCGATATGTGGAGACCGCTCATGAAAATACCGGACGCGGCTTGTCACAAGCAAGTTTCTCAAAAGTGAGACTGGCGGAAATGGAGGCCCATTGGCAGGCGGCAAAGAGCGAGGAATCACTCTAG
- the crcB gene encoding fluoride efflux transporter CrcB — protein sequence MGLSMIAIGAGAAIGANLRWLLGLWLNQYFPGVPLGTLLANWLGAWLIGLGLAFFSAQPQLSQEWRFFAITGLLGALTTFSTFSAEMFADIQAGRWLVALAGIGLHVAGSILLVALGIFSFQLFK from the coding sequence ATGGGTCTTTCGATGATCGCCATCGGCGCCGGCGCCGCCATCGGCGCCAACCTGCGCTGGCTGCTGGGGCTTTGGCTCAATCAGTATTTTCCCGGCGTGCCCCTGGGCACGCTGCTGGCCAACTGGCTGGGGGCCTGGCTGATCGGCCTGGGACTGGCCTTCTTCAGCGCCCAGCCCCAGCTATCACAGGAATGGCGGTTCTTCGCCATCACCGGGCTGCTCGGCGCCCTGACCACCTTCTCGACGTTTTCCGCGGAGATGTTCGCGGATATTCAGGCGGGACGCTGGCTGGTCGCCCTGGCGGGTATCGGCCTGCACGTGGCAGGCTCGATACTGCTGGTGGCGCTCGGCATCTTCAGCTTCCAGCTTTTCAAATAG
- a CDS encoding cation diffusion facilitator family transporter gives MAHHHHGPQGDDEKRLLWAVVLTGGFMLAEVVGGIVSGSLALLADAGHMLTDSASLMLALFAARISRRSADHRRTYGYHRVQILAAFVNGLTLIGIVIWISIEAIRRLLSPVEVMGSTMLTIAVLGLVVNIVVFFILHLGDRENLNIRGAALHVMGDLLGSVGAIVAALIILGTGWMPIDPLLSLLVSVLILRSAWKLTKESGHILLEGAPEDLDVRHLEEEIPRHLAEVESVHHLHAWSLTPAKPMISLHAILVEGADRHQALISLKAFLHENYRIQHATIQLEHRDHCLDDIARSGNDNDTSLHAEHQH, from the coding sequence ATGGCACATCACCACCACGGCCCTCAGGGAGACGATGAGAAGCGGCTGCTCTGGGCGGTCGTGCTTACCGGCGGTTTCATGCTGGCGGAGGTGGTCGGCGGCATCGTTTCCGGCTCGCTCGCCCTGCTGGCGGACGCGGGCCATATGCTCACGGACAGCGCCTCCCTGATGCTTGCGCTGTTCGCCGCGCGTATCAGCAGGCGCAGTGCGGACCACCGGCGCACCTACGGCTATCATCGGGTGCAGATTCTCGCCGCCTTCGTCAACGGCCTGACCCTGATCGGCATCGTCATCTGGATTTCCATCGAGGCGATTCGCCGTCTGCTCTCCCCTGTCGAGGTCATGGGGTCCACCATGCTCACCATCGCCGTACTGGGGCTGGTGGTGAACATCGTCGTCTTCTTTATCCTGCACCTGGGGGACAGGGAAAATCTCAATATCCGCGGGGCGGCGCTGCATGTGATGGGAGATCTGCTGGGCTCCGTGGGGGCGATCGTCGCCGCGCTGATTATCCTGGGTACCGGCTGGATGCCCATCGATCCGCTGCTGTCGCTGCTGGTGTCGGTTCTGATCCTGCGCAGCGCCTGGAAACTGACCAAGGAATCCGGGCATATCCTGCTGGAAGGCGCGCCGGAAGACCTAGACGTGCGCCATCTGGAAGAGGAAATCCCGCGTCATCTCGCGGAAGTGGAAAGCGTGCACCACCTGCATGCCTGGTCGCTGACCCCAGCCAAGCCGATGATCTCCCTGCATGCCATCTTGGTCGAGGGGGCGGATCGCCATCAGGCGCTGATCTCCCTTAAGGCCTTCCTGCACGAGAACTATCGCATCCAGCATGCCACCATCCAGCTCGAGCACCGGGATCATTGCCTGGACGATATCGCTCGCTCGGGAAACGACAACGACACTTCCCTGCATGCCGAGCATCAGCATTAA
- a CDS encoding RsmD family RNA methyltransferase, protein MAMLGKRRVSRPGRAAAGAAELSSRDKANTTNTSRDDGVVDILRLSHDGRGVAKTTAGKTLFVERTLPGEQVKIAIHRTHGRFDDAHPQRLSVTSSERVIPACRHFSQCGGCDLQHLVLDGQHRHKQAVLKEQLARQSIQCEVPVEMIAGNGFGYRRRARLGVKVGSGGEIHLGFRARGSHHLVDIEQCPILSPSLEALLIPLRKQLEALAAPRLIGHLELLESVDSICVILRQLKPHAEDASRWQAFALVHGLGFAWRLGRGSGKSRPSLEWLTPRPSLEYELVLESKTLRLAFSPGDFIQVNGPVNQALVTTALNWLSPLRKSQVLDLFAGVGNFSLALATQAFRVVGVEGSAAMAGRLDENARRNGLANIEARQADLYQAPRASALLDERHWDLVVLDPPREGAELVCQQLAKRRVPLILYISCDPATLARDAAVLRAGGYRLRRAAVVDMFPQTAHLESILLFEQGSHAPETENTSISSARTRRDA, encoded by the coding sequence ATGGCAATGCTAGGCAAACGTCGCGTATCGCGTCCGGGGCGGGCTGCCGCAGGCGCGGCGGAGCTCTCCTCCCGGGACAAGGCGAACACGACGAACACCTCTCGTGACGATGGCGTCGTCGACATTCTGCGCCTGTCTCACGACGGGCGAGGTGTGGCGAAAACCACTGCCGGCAAGACGCTGTTCGTCGAGCGGACGCTGCCCGGCGAACAGGTGAAGATCGCCATTCATCGCACTCACGGGCGTTTCGACGACGCTCATCCTCAGCGGCTGTCTGTTACCTCCAGCGAGCGAGTGATCCCCGCCTGCAGGCATTTCTCGCAATGCGGAGGCTGCGACCTCCAGCATCTGGTCCTGGACGGCCAGCATCGCCACAAGCAGGCGGTGCTGAAGGAGCAACTTGCTCGCCAGAGCATTCAATGCGAAGTGCCGGTCGAGATGATTGCCGGCAACGGGTTCGGCTATCGGCGGCGGGCGCGGCTCGGCGTCAAGGTCGGCTCCGGGGGCGAGATACATCTTGGATTTCGCGCTCGGGGAAGCCATCATCTGGTCGACATCGAACAGTGCCCTATCTTATCTCCTTCTCTCGAAGCGCTGTTGATTCCCCTGCGCAAGCAGCTGGAAGCCCTGGCGGCGCCGCGCCTGATCGGCCATCTGGAGCTGCTGGAAAGCGTCGATAGCATCTGCGTGATTCTTCGACAGCTCAAGCCCCACGCCGAAGATGCCAGTCGCTGGCAGGCGTTCGCTCTGGTTCATGGGCTGGGATTTGCCTGGCGACTGGGGCGAGGGTCCGGCAAATCTCGACCTTCACTGGAATGGCTGACGCCGAGGCCTTCCCTGGAATACGAACTGGTTCTTGAAAGCAAGACGCTGCGGCTGGCGTTTTCACCCGGCGACTTCATTCAGGTCAACGGTCCGGTCAACCAGGCGCTGGTGACCACCGCCCTGAACTGGCTGTCACCTCTGAGAAAATCCCAGGTGCTGGATCTCTTCGCCGGGGTGGGGAACTTCAGTCTCGCGCTGGCGACTCAGGCGTTTCGGGTCGTCGGGGTGGAAGGCAGCGCCGCCATGGCTGGGCGTCTGGATGAAAACGCGCGGCGCAACGGTCTGGCCAATATCGAAGCCCGTCAGGCCGATCTGTATCAGGCCCCGCGGGCAAGCGCGCTGCTTGATGAGCGGCACTGGGATCTGGTGGTGCTCGATCCGCCCAGGGAGGGCGCGGAGCTGGTGTGCCAACAGCTGGCGAAACGCCGGGTGCCGCTTATCCTGTATATATCCTGCGATCCCGCGACGCTGGCTCGGGATGCAGCCGTGCTTCGGGCCGGCGGCTACCGGCTGCGCCGCGCCGCCGTCGTGGACATGTTTCCCCAGACTGCTCACCTGGAGTCGATATTGCTCTTTGAACAGGGGAGCCACGCTCCAGAAACAGAAAACACAAGCATTTCCTCAGCGCGAACAAGGAGAGACGCCTGA
- the relA gene encoding GTP diphosphokinase, with the protein MVKVREDQPLTPEGHVDIERWLERLQADVALRDVPRLRGICELVQRLALEAEHPYKAWLAKETTFRLGLEMADILGELKLDQQTLEAAVLYRVVREGLMSLETVGRQFGQEVASLIDGVLRMAVISQVTMSQGMAQQNQQDNLRRMLVAMIDDVRVALIKIAERTCALRQVGDAPQDTCLRVAREVFDIYAPLAHRLGIGHLKWELEDLSFRYLCEKEYKAIAGYLAEKRLDRNRYIDDVVMTLKGLLKAQGIHAFDVSGRAKHIYSIWRKMKRKRIEFSQVNDIRAVRILVPEVSDCYTALGIVHSRWHHVPLEFDDYIANPKRNGYKSLHTAVLGPENKVLEIQIRTFAMHEEAELGVCAHWRYKGHDTKARSQGYEDKITWLRQVLEWQEEVGDLGDLKEGLNSDVAPDRIYVFTPEGHVIDLPRVATPIDFAYRVHTEVGHRCRGAKVNGRIVPLNHTLTTGQQVEILTASKGGPSRDWLSPGLGFVRTTRARAKIQAWFKHQARDQNLEEGRALFEKEMKRLAVQHMDIALLARKVNYSTPDDMYAALGAGDLRIGQVLHQAQQLFGEQDDQEQLERLLAKPRRAPGKSPDDGITVLGVGNLKTTIANCCHPVPGDSIAGFITQGRGVSIHRADCANLMQLRLDDPNRIVEVEWGERAHTQYSVGVEIEAWDRSDLLRDITNVLSHERVNVLAVTTVSDADAEMARIHLTIEVDGLETLGRLFSRIQQLPNVVDVKRLREGRAPKTRRLQASRPGTGQRHKRRGLRDQERKP; encoded by the coding sequence ATGGTCAAGGTTCGCGAAGATCAGCCCCTGACCCCGGAAGGGCATGTGGATATCGAGCGCTGGCTCGAACGTTTGCAGGCGGATGTGGCGCTGCGGGATGTGCCTCGGCTGCGTGGTATCTGCGAACTGGTGCAGCGTCTCGCCCTGGAGGCGGAGCATCCCTACAAGGCCTGGCTGGCGAAGGAAACAACCTTTCGGCTGGGTCTGGAAATGGCGGATATTCTCGGCGAGCTGAAGCTCGATCAGCAGACCCTCGAGGCGGCGGTATTGTATCGGGTCGTGCGAGAAGGGCTGATGTCTCTGGAAACCGTAGGCCGCCAGTTCGGTCAGGAAGTGGCAAGTCTCATCGATGGGGTGCTGAGGATGGCGGTCATCAGCCAGGTGACCATGAGCCAAGGCATGGCGCAGCAGAATCAGCAGGACAATCTGCGCAGGATGCTGGTCGCCATGATCGACGATGTGCGGGTGGCGCTGATCAAGATCGCCGAGCGTACCTGCGCGCTTCGCCAGGTTGGTGATGCCCCTCAGGATACCTGTCTGCGAGTCGCTCGAGAGGTCTTCGATATCTATGCGCCCCTGGCGCATCGTCTGGGCATCGGCCATCTGAAGTGGGAGCTCGAGGATCTTTCCTTTCGCTACCTGTGCGAGAAGGAGTACAAGGCCATCGCCGGCTATCTGGCGGAAAAGCGCCTGGATAGAAACCGCTATATCGATGACGTGGTAATGACGCTGAAAGGCCTGCTGAAGGCTCAGGGCATCCATGCCTTCGACGTCAGCGGTCGCGCCAAGCACATCTATTCCATCTGGCGCAAGATGAAGCGCAAGCGCATCGAGTTTTCCCAGGTCAACGACATTCGCGCGGTACGCATCCTGGTGCCGGAAGTATCGGACTGCTACACGGCGCTGGGCATCGTGCATTCCCGCTGGCATCACGTGCCTCTGGAGTTCGACGACTATATCGCCAACCCCAAGCGCAACGGCTACAAGTCCCTGCATACCGCGGTGCTGGGACCGGAAAACAAGGTGCTGGAAATTCAGATTCGTACCTTTGCCATGCACGAGGAAGCGGAGCTTGGCGTCTGTGCTCACTGGCGCTACAAGGGGCACGACACCAAGGCGCGCAGTCAGGGGTACGAGGACAAGATCACCTGGCTGCGCCAGGTGCTGGAGTGGCAGGAGGAGGTCGGCGACCTGGGCGATCTCAAGGAAGGCTTGAACAGCGACGTGGCGCCGGATCGCATCTATGTGTTCACGCCGGAAGGCCACGTCATCGACTTGCCTCGGGTCGCCACGCCCATCGATTTCGCCTATCGGGTGCATACGGAAGTGGGGCACCGCTGCCGAGGGGCCAAGGTCAACGGGCGCATCGTGCCGCTGAACCACACCCTGACCACCGGGCAGCAGGTGGAAATCCTTACCGCCAGCAAAGGGGGGCCCAGTCGAGATTGGCTCAGTCCTGGGCTGGGTTTCGTACGCACCACGCGGGCGCGGGCGAAGATTCAGGCCTGGTTCAAGCATCAGGCTCGAGATCAGAACCTCGAGGAAGGGCGCGCGCTTTTCGAAAAGGAAATGAAGCGTCTGGCGGTGCAGCACATGGATATTGCGCTGCTGGCGCGCAAGGTCAACTACTCGACGCCGGACGACATGTATGCCGCCCTGGGCGCGGGGGATCTGCGTATCGGCCAGGTACTGCATCAGGCTCAGCAGCTGTTCGGCGAACAGGACGATCAGGAGCAGCTGGAGCGTCTGCTGGCAAAGCCGCGCAGAGCCCCCGGCAAGTCGCCGGACGATGGCATCACCGTGCTGGGGGTGGGCAACCTCAAGACGACCATCGCCAACTGCTGCCATCCGGTGCCCGGGGATTCCATCGCCGGTTTCATCACCCAGGGGCGAGGCGTGAGCATTCACCGTGCGGACTGCGCCAATCTCATGCAGCTGCGCCTGGACGATCCCAACCGCATCGTCGAGGTGGAGTGGGGCGAGCGCGCCCATACCCAGTATTCCGTGGGGGTGGAGATCGAGGCCTGGGATCGTTCGGATCTGCTGCGGGATATCACCAACGTGCTGAGTCATGAGCGAGTCAACGTCTTGGCGGTAACGACCGTCAGCGACGCCGATGCGGAAATGGCACGTATTCACCTCACCATTGAAGTGGACGGACTGGAAACCCTGGGCCGGCTGTTTTCACGTATTCAGCAGTTGCCCAATGTCGTCGACGTCAAACGCCTGAGGGAAGGGCGAGCTCCCAAGACTCGTCGCCTGCAGGCGTCTCGGCCCGGGACAGGCCAGCGCCACAAGCGCCGAGGCCTGCGCGATCAGGAGCGCAAGCCATGA